A region of Streptomyces paludis DNA encodes the following proteins:
- a CDS encoding 30S ribosomal protein bS22, with product MGSVIKKRRKRMAKKKHRKLLKRTRVQRRNKK from the coding sequence GTGGGCTCTGTTATCAAGAAGCGGCGTAAGCGGATGGCCAAGAAGAAGCACCGCAAGCTGCTCAAGCGCACCCGCGTGCAGCGTCGCAACAAGAAGTAA
- a CDS encoding glutaredoxin family protein, with protein MTPLLRRTTKKKSSDRVVTLVSKPGCHLCDDARAVVETVCAETGASWEEKDISRDEALYREYWEQIPVVLVDGEQHTFWRVDPDRLRRELGG; from the coding sequence ATGACTCCTCTGTTGCGGCGTACGACGAAGAAGAAGAGTAGCGACCGGGTGGTGACGCTTGTCTCCAAGCCGGGCTGCCATCTCTGCGACGACGCGCGCGCCGTCGTCGAGACGGTGTGCGCCGAGACCGGTGCATCCTGGGAGGAGAAGGACATCTCCCGGGACGAGGCGCTGTACCGGGAGTACTGGGAGCAGATTCCGGTTGTCCTGGTCGACGGCGAGCAGCACACCTTCTGGCGCGTGGATCCCGATCGGCTCCGCCGGGAACTGGGGGGCTGA
- a CDS encoding DUF5667 domain-containing protein — MIANVSAHRRANAFAQSLDDQTVQGAAGDQPAESVEPAEQGRLLALARGLGELPKPTLDPEVKMVQRAQLVAAMEAMLLEGRAPGGASSGPTVPEQRTSGKGAHRASPLRKLRPRSRWSKGLAAGGLTVGVAAGAFGGVAAASSDALPGDSLYGLKRGMEDIKLNLAGDESARGELYLDHASTRLSEARRLMERGRSGPLDHESLAEIRRTLSGMKHDASEGHRLLHQAYERDGAIGPIATLSSFSASHRQSWNGLRDRLPIQLTDVGDEVSSVFDAIDEEVAPLQSLLPRAPEKRQDITRPGATEDSPGTSRTEPSPAPSTPARSDEEGPLTSSGTSEGPKPSGQDSGTPSDEGLLGGSTAGLLDPAPSNATPSPSDSSKESSERPGPNVTIPPLLPDLLPGLGIKAEDAD; from the coding sequence GTGATCGCGAACGTTTCGGCACACCGGCGGGCGAACGCCTTCGCCCAGTCCCTGGACGACCAGACGGTCCAGGGCGCGGCGGGGGACCAGCCCGCCGAGTCGGTCGAACCGGCCGAACAGGGGCGGCTGTTGGCCCTGGCGCGTGGTCTCGGCGAGCTGCCGAAGCCCACGCTGGACCCCGAGGTCAAAATGGTGCAGCGAGCACAGCTCGTGGCAGCCATGGAGGCCATGCTGCTGGAGGGCAGAGCCCCCGGGGGGGCGTCCTCGGGCCCTACGGTGCCCGAGCAGCGGACCTCCGGCAAGGGCGCCCACCGGGCCTCCCCGCTCCGCAAGCTGCGGCCGAGGTCCCGTTGGTCCAAGGGCCTCGCGGCCGGCGGACTCACGGTGGGTGTGGCGGCGGGCGCGTTCGGCGGAGTGGCCGCTGCCAGTTCCGACGCCCTGCCCGGTGATTCGCTGTACGGGCTGAAGCGCGGCATGGAGGACATCAAGCTCAATCTGGCGGGTGACGAGTCCGCGCGCGGCGAGCTGTATCTCGACCACGCCTCGACCCGGCTCAGCGAAGCCCGCCGGCTCATGGAGCGCGGCCGTTCCGGCCCTCTCGACCACGAATCCCTGGCCGAGATCCGGCGCACACTGAGCGGGATGAAGCACGACGCGTCGGAGGGCCACCGCCTGCTCCATCAGGCATACGAACGGGACGGCGCCATCGGCCCGATCGCCACCCTCTCGTCGTTCTCCGCCTCGCACCGCCAGTCGTGGAACGGACTGCGCGACCGGCTGCCCATCCAGCTGACGGACGTCGGCGACGAGGTCAGCTCGGTGTTCGACGCCATAGACGAAGAGGTGGCGCCGCTCCAGTCCCTCCTGCCGCGCGCCCCCGAAAAACGCCAGGACATCACCCGTCCCGGCGCCACCGAGGACTCCCCCGGCACCAGCCGTACGGAGCCCTCCCCGGCCCCGTCCACCCCCGCCAGGAGCGACGAGGAGGGCCCCCTCACCAGCTCGGGCACCAGCGAGGGCCCCAAGCCGTCCGGCCAGGACTCGGGCACCCCGTCCGACGAGGGCCTCCTCGGCGGCAGTACGGCCGGCCTGCTCGACCCGGCGCCGAGCAATGCCACCCCCTCCCCGTCCGACAGCAGCAAGGAGAGTTCCGAACGCCCGGGACCGAATGTCACCATCCCGCCGCTCCTGCCGGATCTGCTGCCCGGACTGGGCATTAAGGCGGAGGACGCCGACTAG
- a CDS encoding HAD family hydrolase yields the protein MAALGWLTPRRRSATARSVLAGEAAAEAGLKSTQESADPRTGAAGVTGAHEVPDFPVFGDDRAAAFFDLDNTVMQGASIFHFGRGLYKRKFFQRRELAKFAWQQAWFRLAGVEDPEHMQDARDSALSIVKGHRVSELMSIGEEIYDEYMADRIWPGTRALAQAHLDAGQQVWLVTAAPVETATIIARRLGLTGALGTVAESVDGVYTGKLVGEPLHGPAKAEAVRALAATEGFDLDRCAAYSDSHNDIPMLSLVGHPYAINPDTKLRKHARRLEWRLRDYRTGRKAAKVGIPAAAGVGALAGGTLAAVALHRRRR from the coding sequence ATGGCCGCACTGGGATGGCTCACTCCTCGTAGGCGCTCCGCCACCGCACGGAGCGTGCTCGCGGGCGAGGCCGCAGCCGAGGCAGGGCTGAAGTCCACACAGGAATCGGCCGACCCGCGCACCGGCGCGGCGGGCGTGACCGGCGCCCACGAGGTACCGGACTTCCCCGTCTTCGGCGACGACCGCGCCGCCGCCTTCTTCGACCTCGACAACACCGTCATGCAGGGCGCCTCGATCTTCCACTTCGGCCGCGGCCTGTACAAACGGAAGTTCTTCCAGCGCCGCGAGCTGGCCAAGTTCGCCTGGCAGCAGGCATGGTTCCGGCTGGCCGGGGTCGAGGACCCCGAGCACATGCAGGACGCCCGCGACAGCGCCCTCTCCATCGTCAAGGGCCACCGCGTCTCCGAGCTGATGTCCATCGGCGAGGAGATCTACGACGAGTACATGGCCGACCGCATCTGGCCCGGCACCCGCGCCCTCGCCCAGGCCCACCTGGACGCCGGCCAGCAGGTCTGGCTGGTGACGGCCGCGCCCGTCGAGACCGCGACGATCATCGCCCGCAGGCTGGGCCTGACCGGCGCGCTCGGCACCGTCGCCGAATCGGTCGACGGCGTCTACACCGGCAAGCTCGTCGGCGAACCGCTGCACGGCCCCGCCAAGGCCGAGGCCGTCCGCGCCCTCGCCGCCACCGAGGGCTTCGACCTCGACCGCTGCGCCGCGTACAGCGACTCGCACAACGACATCCCGATGCTCTCGCTCGTCGGCCACCCGTACGCCATCAACCCGGACACCAAGCTCCGCAAGCACGCGCGCCGGCTGGAGTGGCGCCTGCGCGACTACCGCACCGGCCGCAAGGCGGCCAAGGTCGGCATCCCCGCCGCGGCCGGCGTCGGCGCCCTCGCGGGCGGCACGCTCGCGGCCGTGGCGCTCCACCGCCGCCGCCGCTGA
- a CDS encoding glutamyl-tRNA reductase yields the protein MSILVVGLSHRSAPVSLLERASLTTDSQIKLVQDTLAAEPATEAAILATCNRIELYADVDKFHAGVAELSTLLAQHSGVGLDELTPYLYVHYEDRAVHHLFSVACGLDSMVVGEGQVLGQIKDALALGQELHSAGRLLNDLFQQALRVGKRAHSETGIDRAGQSLVTFGLEQLAAGTAVESWAKDRRALVIGAGSMSSLAAATLARVGVREIVVANRTPARADRLVEILNQQHGPLRHRSAAADAAPGVSARAVDMSALDAELPRADVVVSCTGSTGLVLTADAVEAAAHGRRTPLALLDLAMPRDIDAAAHRLGGVRFVDIETLAEASADAPMATDVDQVRTIVSDEVAAFGAAQRAAHITPTVVALRAMAADVVSSEVARLEARLPDLDEKQRAEVTRTVRRVVDKLLHAPTVRVKQLASEPGGAGYADALRELFDLDPQTVAAVSRADLNDTDGVGRGRV from the coding sequence ATGAGCATCCTGGTCGTCGGACTGAGCCATCGCAGCGCACCGGTCAGTCTGCTGGAGCGCGCGTCGCTCACCACCGACTCGCAGATCAAGCTGGTGCAGGACACCCTCGCCGCGGAGCCCGCGACCGAGGCGGCCATCCTCGCCACCTGCAACCGCATCGAGCTGTACGCCGACGTCGACAAGTTCCACGCCGGGGTCGCAGAGCTGTCCACGCTCCTCGCCCAGCACAGCGGCGTCGGGCTCGACGAGCTGACCCCCTATCTCTATGTGCACTACGAGGACCGCGCCGTCCACCACCTCTTCTCGGTGGCCTGCGGACTGGACTCGATGGTCGTCGGCGAGGGCCAGGTCCTCGGCCAGATCAAGGACGCGCTCGCGCTCGGGCAGGAACTGCACAGCGCCGGCCGGCTCCTCAACGACCTCTTCCAGCAGGCCCTGCGCGTCGGGAAACGGGCCCACAGCGAGACCGGCATCGACCGCGCCGGGCAGTCGCTGGTCACCTTCGGCCTGGAGCAGCTCGCCGCCGGCACCGCCGTCGAGTCCTGGGCCAAGGACCGCCGCGCGCTGGTGATCGGCGCCGGCTCGATGTCCTCGCTGGCCGCCGCGACGCTCGCCCGCGTCGGCGTACGGGAGATCGTCGTCGCCAACCGCACGCCCGCCCGCGCCGACCGGCTCGTGGAGATCCTCAACCAGCAGCACGGCCCGCTCCGTCACCGCTCCGCCGCCGCGGACGCCGCCCCCGGCGTCAGCGCGCGGGCCGTCGACATGAGCGCCCTCGACGCCGAACTGCCCCGCGCCGACGTCGTCGTGTCCTGTACGGGCTCGACCGGCCTCGTCCTGACCGCCGACGCCGTCGAGGCCGCGGCGCACGGCCGCCGTACCCCGCTCGCCCTGCTCGACCTGGCTATGCCCCGGGACATCGACGCCGCCGCGCACCGCCTGGGCGGCGTCCGGTTCGTGGACATAGAGACGCTCGCCGAGGCATCCGCCGACGCGCCCATGGCCACCGACGTCGACCAGGTCCGTACGATCGTCTCCGACGAGGTGGCGGCCTTCGGCGCCGCCCAGCGCGCCGCGCACATCACGCCGACCGTGGTCGCCCTGCGTGCCATGGCCGCCGACGTGGTGAGCAGCGAGGTCGCGCGCCTCGAAGCCAGGCTCCCCGATCTTGACGAGAAACAACGGGCCGAGGTCACGAGGACCGTACGCCGCGTTGTCGACAAACTCCTGCACGCGCCCACCGTGCGGGTCAAGCAGCTCGCCAGCGAACCCGGCGGCGCCGGGTACGCGGACGCGCTGCGCGAACTCTTCGACCTCGACCCGCAGACGGTCGCCGCCGTCAGCCGGGCCGACCTGAATGACACCGACGGTGTAGGCAGAGGGCGAGTATGA
- a CDS encoding phosphatase, translated as MLSKGALRAHLLAARLAGPVATSREESLRSYRLFAVRDPRVMLGLDPEWAWNERDLLRLMADKCGVSGDSDHVSGPDVIDPERTLSALDAFADRLGWAAARRVPVLFGTGHPDRLLGFYAGLADALSAAGCLVLTPAQGRCIDITTRFGVRTCNLDYVRGVALVREPGARSAGSDTGAHTHSPLPVRVALDGLVAAGDPLPKLVVGDHGWVCGAGQLGIEAIGLADTNDPALFVGEAEGRVSVAVPLDDAARAAYYRPLTRYVLNRACLSQ; from the coding sequence GTGTTGAGCAAGGGAGCCCTGCGGGCGCATCTGCTGGCGGCCAGGCTGGCCGGTCCTGTGGCCACGTCGCGGGAGGAGAGTCTGCGCAGCTACCGTCTCTTCGCCGTGCGCGATCCCCGGGTCATGCTCGGACTCGATCCGGAATGGGCATGGAACGAGCGGGACTTGCTCAGACTTATGGCAGACAAGTGCGGGGTTTCCGGCGATTCCGATCATGTGTCGGGGCCTGATGTCATTGATCCCGAGCGGACGCTGAGCGCGCTGGACGCGTTCGCCGACCGGTTGGGGTGGGCCGCGGCGCGGCGGGTTCCGGTGCTGTTCGGGACGGGGCATCCGGATCGGCTGCTCGGGTTCTACGCAGGTCTGGCAGACGCTTTGTCGGCGGCGGGATGTCTCGTCCTCACCCCCGCGCAGGGCCGATGTATCGACATAACGACCCGGTTCGGGGTACGTACGTGCAACCTTGACTACGTACGGGGAGTCGCGCTGGTGCGGGAACCCGGCGCGCGGAGTGCCGGGAGTGACACCGGCGCACATACCCACTCACCGCTGCCTGTCCGGGTCGCTCTGGACGGTCTGGTGGCCGCTGGTGACCCCCTGCCGAAGCTGGTCGTCGGGGACCACGGATGGGTCTGCGGGGCAGGTCAGCTGGGTATCGAGGCCATCGGTCTGGCCGACACCAATGACCCCGCGCTGTTCGTCGGTGAGGCCGAGGGGCGGGTGTCGGTGGCGGTGCCGCTGGACGACGCGGCGCGGGCGGCTTACTACCGGCCGTTGACGCGCTATGTACTCAATCGGGCGTGTCTGTCACAGTAA
- a CDS encoding helix-turn-helix domain-containing protein: MVAGSERPLNEVKFLTVAEVASVMRVSKMTVYRLVHSGHLPAIRVGRSFRVPEQAVHEYLRESFVGVQSA; this comes from the coding sequence ATGGTTGCTGGCAGCGAGAGGCCTCTCAACGAGGTCAAGTTCCTTACCGTGGCGGAAGTCGCCTCGGTGATGCGAGTGTCGAAGATGACCGTGTACCGGTTGGTGCACAGCGGTCATCTGCCGGCGATCCGGGTGGGCAGGTCATTCCGGGTTCCGGAGCAAGCGGTTCACGAGTACCTCCGCGAGTCCTTTGTGGGGGTCCAGTCCGCCTAG
- a CDS encoding lysophospholipid acyltransferase family protein, producing MADAKVLPFGDEPRPRRGGSGGGGRRQSGPSGPQGQSGQQAKDAAGKRPLAPVPEPEPVPEATEATAAPEPGGSGWERRIAGGLAFLRRRVTGDYQVDEFGYDEELTDQVLMSLIRPLYENYFRVEVKGIENIPSDGGALVVANHSGTLPLDGLMMQVAVHDHHPADRHLRLLAADLVFMLPVVNELARKAGHTLACAEDAERLLMRGEVVGVMPEGFKGLGKPFGERYKLQRFGRGGFVSTALRAGVPIVPCSIVGAEEIYPMVGNARTLARLLGVPYFPLTPTFPWLGPLGALPLPTKWTIEFGAPIPTDGYPPEAAEDPMLMFNLTDQVREQIQHTLYKLLVQRRSVFF from the coding sequence ATGGCTGATGCCAAAGTCCTCCCCTTCGGTGACGAACCAAGACCGCGGCGCGGTGGCTCCGGGGGCGGTGGCCGCCGTCAGTCCGGGCCGTCCGGGCCGCAGGGGCAGTCGGGGCAGCAGGCCAAGGACGCCGCCGGGAAGCGCCCGCTGGCGCCCGTACCGGAGCCTGAGCCAGTGCCGGAGGCAACGGAGGCAACGGCCGCTCCGGAGCCCGGAGGCAGCGGCTGGGAGCGGCGGATCGCGGGCGGGCTGGCGTTTCTGCGCCGGCGGGTCACCGGGGACTATCAGGTCGACGAGTTCGGCTATGACGAGGAGCTGACCGACCAGGTCCTGATGTCGCTGATCCGGCCGCTGTACGAGAACTACTTCCGGGTCGAGGTGAAGGGCATCGAGAACATCCCGTCGGACGGCGGGGCGCTCGTGGTGGCCAATCACTCGGGGACGCTGCCGCTGGACGGGCTGATGATGCAGGTCGCCGTCCACGACCACCATCCGGCGGACCGGCATCTGCGGCTGCTGGCCGCGGATCTGGTGTTCATGCTGCCGGTGGTCAACGAGCTGGCGCGGAAGGCCGGGCACACGCTGGCGTGCGCGGAGGACGCGGAGCGGCTGCTGATGCGCGGTGAGGTCGTCGGGGTGATGCCGGAGGGCTTCAAGGGCCTGGGCAAGCCGTTCGGGGAGCGCTACAAGTTGCAGCGCTTCGGCCGGGGCGGGTTTGTGTCGACGGCGCTGCGGGCGGGGGTGCCGATCGTGCCGTGCTCGATCGTGGGCGCCGAGGAGATATACCCGATGGTCGGCAACGCGCGGACGCTGGCGCGGCTGCTGGGGGTGCCGTACTTCCCGCTCACGCCGACGTTTCCGTGGCTGGGGCCGCTGGGGGCGCTGCCGCTGCCGACGAAGTGGACGATCGAGTTCGGTGCGCCGATTCCGACGGACGGGTATCCGCCGGAGGCGGCGGAGGATCCGATGCTGATGTTCAATCTGACCGATCAGGTGCGGGAGCAGATTCAGCACACGCTCTACAAGCTGCTGGTGCAGCGGCGGTCGGTGTTCTTCTGA
- a CDS encoding redox-sensing transcriptional repressor Rex: protein MATGRTHRPATRSRGIPEATVARLPLYLRALTALSERSVPTVSSEELATAAGVNSAKLRKDFSYLGSYGTRGVGYDVEYLVYQISRELGLTQDWPVVIVGIGNLGAALANYGGFASRGFRVAALIDADPAMAGKPVAGIPVQHTDELEKIITDNGVSIGVIATPAGAAQQVCERLVAAGVTSILNFAPTVLSVPDGVDVRKVDLSIELQILAFHEQRKAGEGAAAEAALSPAPAVVTAPVPDAGPGTDPEAGTGTGAAASRKGPDGDVPAVMPA, encoded by the coding sequence GTGGCAACTGGCCGAACACACCGACCGGCGACCCGTAGCCGAGGAATCCCCGAGGCCACCGTCGCCCGGCTTCCGCTGTACCTGCGGGCGCTGACCGCTCTCTCCGAGCGTTCCGTGCCCACGGTCTCCTCCGAGGAACTCGCGACCGCGGCCGGGGTCAACTCGGCGAAGCTGCGCAAGGACTTCTCGTACCTCGGCTCCTACGGGACCCGCGGTGTCGGCTACGACGTCGAGTACCTCGTCTACCAGATCTCCCGCGAGCTGGGCCTGACGCAGGACTGGCCGGTCGTGATCGTCGGTATCGGCAACCTCGGCGCCGCGCTCGCCAACTACGGCGGGTTCGCCTCCCGGGGCTTCCGGGTCGCCGCCCTCATAGACGCCGATCCCGCGATGGCGGGCAAGCCGGTCGCGGGCATTCCCGTCCAGCACACGGACGAGCTGGAGAAGATCATCACCGACAACGGTGTCTCGATCGGGGTCATCGCGACCCCCGCGGGCGCCGCCCAGCAGGTCTGCGAACGGCTGGTCGCCGCCGGGGTCACCTCGATCCTCAACTTCGCGCCGACCGTGCTCTCCGTGCCCGACGGGGTGGACGTCCGCAAGGTCGACCTCTCCATCGAGCTGCAGATTCTCGCCTTCCACGAGCAGCGCAAGGCCGGCGAGGGGGCGGCGGCCGAGGCCGCGCTGTCCCCGGCACCCGCCGTCGTCACCGCACCCGTCCCGGACGCCGGCCCCGGCACCGACCCCGAAGCGGGTACGGGCACGGGCGCCGCGGCGAGCCGCAAAGGACCCGACGGGGACGTCCCGGCGGTGATGCCGGCATGA
- a CDS encoding NAD-dependent epimerase/dehydratase family protein, translated as MGKVVLVTGAARQLGSRFVRRVQRASGVERVIAVDAVPPEHDLGGAEFVRADIRRPAIARVLAEHRVDTVVHLDVTGIPRGSGGRSTVKETNVIGTMQLLGACQKSPGVRRLVVKSSTGVYGSAPRDPAVFTETTQPKSLPSGGFAKDTVEVEGYVRGFARRRPDVAVCVLRFANILGPAADSPLADYFSLPVLPTVLGYDPRLQFVHEDDVLDVLLLAADEPRRGTLNSGTFNVAGEGVLLLSQCARRLGRPTVPVVLPAVTWVGSALRAVGVTDFAPEQIGLLTHGRVVSTDQLRETLGFTPSYTTAEAFADFVRGRGTGPLPPETAAGAVDRLSGLVALATSAVSSDSPTTSAPSASKERFPHG; from the coding sequence TTGGGCAAGGTCGTGCTGGTGACCGGAGCGGCCCGGCAGCTCGGAAGCCGTTTTGTACGGCGTGTTCAACGCGCCTCCGGGGTGGAGCGGGTGATCGCGGTGGACGCGGTCCCTCCCGAGCACGATCTGGGCGGCGCGGAATTCGTCCGGGCGGACATTCGCCGGCCGGCCATCGCGCGGGTCCTGGCGGAGCATCGCGTCGATACGGTCGTCCATCTCGATGTGACGGGAATTCCACGGGGATCCGGGGGCCGGTCCACGGTCAAGGAGACCAATGTGATCGGCACGATGCAGCTGCTCGGCGCGTGCCAGAAGTCGCCCGGTGTGCGGCGGCTGGTGGTCAAGTCCAGTACGGGGGTGTACGGCTCGGCGCCCCGCGACCCGGCCGTCTTCACCGAGACCACCCAGCCCAAGTCGCTGCCGAGCGGCGGCTTCGCCAAGGACACGGTCGAGGTCGAGGGGTACGTACGCGGCTTCGCGCGGCGCCGGCCGGATGTGGCGGTCTGTGTGCTGCGCTTCGCCAATATCCTCGGGCCCGCGGCGGATTCCCCGCTGGCCGACTACTTCTCGCTGCCCGTGCTGCCGACGGTTCTCGGCTACGACCCGCGGCTCCAGTTCGTACACGAGGACGATGTCCTCGATGTCCTGCTGCTCGCCGCGGACGAGCCCCGGCGCGGCACGCTGAACAGCGGGACGTTCAATGTCGCGGGTGAGGGCGTGCTGCTGCTGTCGCAGTGCGCGCGGCGGCTGGGACGGCCCACGGTGCCCGTCGTGCTGCCCGCGGTCACCTGGGTCGGCTCGGCGCTGCGGGCGGTCGGGGTGACGGACTTCGCGCCGGAGCAGATCGGGCTGCTGACCCATGGGCGGGTGGTCAGTACGGATCAGCTGCGCGAGACACTGGGCTTCACGCCCTCGTACACGACGGCCGAGGCGTTCGCGGACTTCGTCCGGGGTCGGGGTACGGGGCCGCTGCCGCCGGAGACGGCGGCCGGCGCGGTCGACCGGCTCTCGGGTCTGGTCGCCCTCGCCACCTCCGCCGTGTCATCGGACTCCCCTACCACCTCCGCCCCCTCCGCCAGCAAGGAGCGCTTCCCCCATGGCTGA
- a CDS encoding acetoin utilization protein AcuC, whose amino-acid sequence MSGHARLMWDDAVTGYDFGAGHPMDPVRLSLTMGLVRACGLDRLVDVVAAPAAGGSTLGLVHHQDYVDAVRRASRDPRAADGAYGLGTVDDPAFAGMHEASALIAGQSVGAAEAVWRGENAHAVNFAGGLHHAMPGAAAGFCVYNDAALAVARLLELGAERVAYVDVDVHHGDGVQAVFWEDPRVLTISLHEHPRTLFPGTGWPEETGAGAGEGGAVNVALPAGTGDEGWLRAFHGVVPELLADFRPQVLVTQHGADTHVEDPLAHLAVSLDAQRAVQVACHELAHAYADGGRWVALGGGGYAVVDVVPRSWTHLVGIAAHAPVDPGSLVPADWRAEVYARTRQPGPGRMTDGRTPGWEPWEAGYDPADRLDQAVLATRKAVFPLRGMLA is encoded by the coding sequence ATGAGCGGCCACGCGCGGTTGATGTGGGATGACGCGGTTACGGGATACGACTTCGGCGCCGGTCATCCGATGGATCCGGTACGGCTGTCGCTGACCATGGGGCTGGTGCGGGCCTGCGGGCTCGACCGGCTGGTGGATGTCGTCGCGGCGCCGGCCGCGGGCGGTTCGACGCTGGGGCTCGTACACCACCAGGACTATGTGGACGCGGTACGGCGGGCCTCGCGGGATCCGCGGGCCGCCGATGGCGCGTACGGGCTGGGTACGGTGGACGATCCGGCGTTCGCGGGGATGCACGAGGCGTCGGCGCTGATCGCCGGGCAGTCGGTCGGCGCGGCCGAGGCCGTGTGGCGCGGCGAGAACGCGCACGCGGTGAACTTCGCCGGCGGGCTGCACCACGCGATGCCGGGGGCCGCCGCCGGGTTCTGTGTCTACAACGACGCGGCGCTCGCCGTGGCGCGGCTGCTGGAGCTGGGCGCGGAGCGGGTCGCGTACGTCGATGTGGACGTGCACCACGGGGACGGTGTCCAGGCGGTGTTCTGGGAGGACCCGCGGGTGCTGACGATCTCGCTGCACGAGCATCCGCGGACGCTCTTCCCGGGCACCGGATGGCCGGAGGAGACCGGCGCGGGGGCAGGGGAGGGCGGCGCGGTGAATGTCGCGCTGCCGGCCGGGACCGGGGACGAGGGCTGGCTGCGGGCGTTCCACGGGGTGGTGCCGGAGCTGCTGGCGGACTTCCGGCCGCAGGTGCTGGTGACACAGCACGGCGCGGACACGCATGTCGAGGATCCGCTCGCGCATCTGGCGGTGTCGCTCGACGCGCAGCGGGCGGTGCAGGTGGCCTGCCACGAGCTGGCGCACGCGTATGCGGACGGTGGGCGGTGGGTCGCGCTCGGCGGGGGCGGGTACGCGGTCGTGGATGTGGTGCCGAGGTCCTGGACGCATCTGGTGGGCATCGCGGCGCACGCGCCGGTGGATCCGGGGTCGCTGGTGCCGGCGGACTGGCGGGCCGAGGTGTACGCGCGGACGCGGCAGCCGGGGCCGGGGCGGATGACGGACGGGCGGACGCCGGGGTGGGAGCCGTGGGAGGCCGGGTACGATCCGGCGGACCGGCTGGACCAGGCGGTGCTGGCGACGCGGAAGGCCGTGTTCCCGCTGCGGGGGATGCTCGCGTAG
- a CDS encoding ECF subfamily RNA polymerase sigma factor, BldN family, with protein MYPHVGVDASGLATLRATVLDHLRGFVPTAYAVPALAAPAPAESGPIGPCYALANGGAAVGRRGSRNSTAASTTTPRRPAADSDSARMMELVERAQAGEAEAFGRLYDQYSDTVYRYIYYRVGGKATAEDLTSETFLRALRRISTFTYQGRDFGAWLVTIARNLVADHFKSSRFRLEVTTGEMLDANEVERSPEDSVLEHLSNAALLEAVRKLNPQQQECVTLRFLQGLSVAETARVMGKNEGAIKTLQYRAVRTLARLLPEDAR; from the coding sequence GTGTACCCACACGTCGGGGTTGACGCCTCGGGCCTGGCTACGCTGCGCGCAACGGTCCTCGACCACTTGCGCGGCTTCGTCCCCACCGCGTACGCCGTCCCCGCCCTCGCCGCACCGGCCCCTGCCGAGAGCGGCCCTATCGGTCCTTGTTACGCCCTGGCGAACGGCGGTGCGGCGGTCGGCAGACGGGGAAGCCGAAACAGCACCGCCGCCTCGACCACCACCCCCCGCCGACCCGCCGCCGACAGCGACAGCGCCCGCATGATGGAACTGGTCGAACGCGCCCAGGCCGGCGAGGCCGAAGCCTTCGGCCGGCTGTACGACCAGTACAGCGACACCGTCTACCGCTACATCTACTACCGCGTGGGCGGAAAGGCGACCGCGGAGGACCTCACCAGCGAGACGTTCCTGCGTGCCCTGCGCCGGATCTCCACGTTCACCTATCAGGGGCGCGACTTCGGCGCCTGGCTGGTCACCATCGCCCGGAACCTGGTCGCCGACCACTTCAAATCGAGCCGCTTCCGGCTCGAAGTGACCACCGGCGAAATGCTCGACGCCAACGAGGTCGAGCGCAGCCCCGAGGACTCCGTCCTGGAGCACCTCTCCAACGCGGCCCTGCTCGAAGCCGTACGGAAACTCAACCCCCAGCAGCAGGAGTGCGTCACGCTGCGCTTCCTCCAGGGCCTCTCGGTCGCCGAGACCGCCCGGGTCATGGGCAAGAACGAAGGAGCGATCAAGACCTTGCAGTACCGAGCCGTCCGCACCCTCGCCCGGCTGCTCCCGGAGGACGCCCGCTGA